One genomic window of Panicum hallii strain FIL2 chromosome 6, PHallii_v3.1, whole genome shotgun sequence includes the following:
- the LOC112898604 gene encoding protein artemis-like produces the protein MPIEMPRGLPFAVDSWTPASALKRHSFLTHAHRDHLAGIAATSAVSASSPVYASRLTVLIAIRIFPHLDRAAFVELEAGAPPLRVPDPDGDFTVTAFDANHCPGAVMFLFEGPFGAVLHTGDCRLTADCLSALMPFLARRVDYLFLDCTFARCPLQFPTKEDSIRQVINCIWKHPNAPVVYLVCDMLGQEDVLIEVSKAFGSRIYVDRDKNSDCHQRLTHVAPEILAADDAASSTRFHVIPFPRLSERATEILALARTRQQPKPLIIRPSSQWYAYYGPPDGSTERKPVLTEPMRDEFGVWHVCLSMHSSREELEQALGILKPKWVISTTPPCMAMDLSYVKKNCSLSRFGPDDPIWKLLGIPDGMATGTSKQQAALTVEAVGKSEEEFSSCTDERGSDDDNQVEAAEPTLLDFEIRVEPPVMLFGRAMFGLVLHESEMWEHEYQSVEMIDNVELEAKDPVTEIGLCNNSKPDDSVDVIDLTEVSTKKQNSVSESELLKDRKPDDGVEVVDLTENGRKDLSLRAEPEQCTNDKGKGEAELVEAQEQNLTVHADLWEVCQHKVTDGSKNRIQMTKEISAVHVTVSATINKEATENGTTASETGKNSDQDSERPSDSSTTVGSSKSLNASLRRLYRSMNVSVPRPLPSLVELMGASKRPRVSQTVQL, from the exons ATGCCGATCGAGATGCCCCGGGGGCTGCCGTTCGCGGTGGACTCCTGGACCCCGGCGTCCGCGCTGAAGCGCCACAGCTTCCTCACCCACGCCCACCGCGACCACCTCGCCGGcatcgccgccacctccgccgtcTCCGCCTCCTCCCCCGTCTACGCCTCCCGCCTCACCGTCCTCATCGCCATCCGCATCTTCCCCCACCTCGACCGCGCCGCGTTCGTCGAGCTGGAGGCGGgcgcgccgccgctgcgcgTCCCCGACCCTGACGGCGACTTCACCGTCACCGCCTTCGACGCCAACCACTGCCCAG GCGCCGTGATGTTCCTGTTCGAAGGCCCCTTCGGCGCCGTCCTGCACACCGGCGACTGCCGCCTCACGGCCGACTGCCTCAGCGCCCTGATGCCCTTCCTCGCCCGCCGCGTCGACTACCTCTTCCTCGACTGCACCTTCGCGCGGTGCCCCCTGCAGTTCCCCACCAAGGAGGACTCCATCCGCCAG GTGATCAATTGCATCTGGAAGCACCCGAACGCGCCGGTGGTTTACCTCGTGTGCGACATGCTGGGCCAGGAGGACGTCCTCATCGAGGTTTCCAAGGCGTTCGGATCCAGGATATACGTCGACAGAGACAAGAATTCAGATTGTCACCAGAGGCTCACGCACGTGGCGCCGGAGATCCTCGCCGCCGACGACGCCGCGTCCTCCACGCGCTTCCACGTGATCCCGTTCCCGCGGCTGTCGGAGCGGGCCACGGAGATCCTCGCGCTGGCGCGCACCAGGCAGCAGCCGAAGCCCCTGATCATCAGGCCGTCCTCGCAGTGGTACGCGTACTACGGGCCACCGGATGGGTCGACGGAGCGGAAGCCGGTGCTGACGGAGCCGATGCGGGATGAGTTTGGGGTCTGGCATGTCTGCCTGTCGATGCACTCGTCCAGGGAAGAGCTGGAGCAGGCGCTGGGGATCCTCAAGCCCAAATGGGTTATCTCGACGACGCCCCCGTGCATGGCAATGGATCTGAGCTATGTCAAGAAGAACTGCTCCCTGTCCCGGTTTGGTCCTGATGATCCCATCTGGAAGTTGCTCGGGATACCTGATGGGATGGCTACTGGTACCAGCAAACAGCAGGCAGCGTTGACGGTAGAAGCTGTCGGGAAGAGCGAGGAAGAGTTCAGTTCTTGTACTGATGAGCGTGGCTCTGATGATGACAATCAGGTTGAGGCTGCAGAACCAACGCTGCTTGATTTTGAGATCAGAGTTGAGCCGCCAGTGATGCTGTTCGGAAGGGCAATGTTTGGATTAGTGCTGCACGAGTCTGAAATGTGGGAACATGAGTATCAGAGTGTTGAGATGATTGATAATGTTGAACTTGAAGCCAAGGACCCTGTTACTGAAATTGGGCTGTGTAACAATAGCAAGCCTGATGACAGTGTTGACGTAATTGATTTAACTGAAGTTTCAACAAAGAAGCAGAATTCAGTCTCTGAATCTGAGCTGTTGAAGGACAGGAAGCCTGATGATGGAGTTGAAGTAGTTGATCTGACTGAAAATGGAAGGAAAGATCTGAGTTTGcgtgcagagcctgaacagtgtacGAATGACAAAGGGAAAGGGGAAGCTGAATTGGTGGAAGCCCAAGAACAGAATCTGACTGTTCATGCTGATTTGTGGGAAGTTTGCCAACATAAGGTAACCGATGGAAGTAAAAACAGAATCCAAATGACTAAAGAGATCTCAGCCGTGCATGTCACAGTTTCGGCTACAATCAACAAGGAGGCAACAGAGAATGGCACAACTGCATCAGAAACTGGGAAGAACTCTGATCAAGACTCTGAAAGACCAAGTGATTCTTCAACCACTGTTGGATCATCAAAGAGTCTTAATGCGAGCCTGAGGCGGCTGTACAGGTCGATGAATGTGTCAGTTCCGCGGCCCCTGCCGTCACTGGTTGAGCTCATGGGGGCCTCCAAGCGACCCAGAGTTTCCCAAACTGTGCAGCTATAA
- the LOC112896471 gene encoding ribosome maturation protein SBDS, with amino-acid sequence MSRTLVQPVGQKRLTNVAVVRLRKHGQRFEIACFPNKVLSWRARVEKDLDEVLQSHTVYSNVSKGVLAKSKDLIKAFGTDDQTKICIEILEKGELQVSGKEREAQLSSQFRDIATIVMEKTINPETRRPYTITMIERLMHEIHFAVDPNLTSKEQALKVIKKLIEHFPIKRAPLRVRFTAPKSNFAGLIEKVAEWNATVISKDESGTQPSIVCEIEPSILHSCEERLKDVQGRVEVLSVSAHAEGGPSVEQHGIVEVPQAAPAKESDAVAEISEAMQKQSISSESQGNAQGKQQRRCKECDVLVDDKLYREHCKSGWHKHNYTRHKNGLPPLSQEECMVEIELADSKKDLKDYDF; translated from the exons atgTCGCGGACGCTGGTGCAGCCGGTGGGGCAGAAGCGCCTCACCAACGTGGCGGTGGTGCGGCTGCGCAAGCACGGCCAGCGCTTCGAGATCGCCTGCTTCCCCAACAAGGTGCTCTCTTGGCGCGCCCGCGTCGAGAAGGACCTCGACGAGGTGCTCCAGTCCCACACCGTCTACTCCAACGTCTCCAAGGGCGTCCTCGCCAAATCCAAGGACCTCATCAAGGCCTTCGGCACCGACGACCAGACCAAAATCTGCATCGAG ATTCTGGAGAAAGGGGAGCTCCAGGTCTCCGGCAAGGAGAGGGAGGCGCAGCTCTCCAGCCAGTTCCGCGACATCGCCACCATCGTCATGGAGAAGACCATCAATCCGGAGACGCGCCGGCCCTACACCATCACCATGATCGAGCGCCTCATGCACGAGATACACTTCGCCGTCGACCCGAACCTCACCTCCAAGGAACAG GCTCTAAAAGTTATCAAGAAACTCATAGAGCACTTCCCCATAAAGCGTGCACCACTGAGGGTGCGGTTCACTGCACCGAAGTCCAACTTTGCAGGCCTTATTGAGAAGGTTGCTGAATGGAATGCTACTGTCATTTCAAAGGATGAATCTGGCACTCAGCCATCTATT GTATGTGAGATTGAGCCATCCATTTTGCACTCATGTGAGGAGCGGTTGAAGGATGTGCAAGGGAGAGTGGAAGTGCTATCTGTCTCAGCGCATGCAGAAGGTGGCCCATCTGTGGAGCAACATGGCATTGTTGAAGTGCCGCAAGCAGCGCCTGCGAAGGAGTCTGATGCTGTTGCTGAGATAAGTGAGGCAATGCAAAAGCAGAGCATCTCAAGTGAAAGCCAGGGCAATGCACAAGGGAAGCAGCAGAGAAGATGCAAGGAATGTGACGTACTCGTGGATGACAAGCTGTACAGAGAGCACTGCAAGAGTGGCTGGCACAAGCATAACTACACGCGCCACAAGAACGGGCTCCCGCCTCTCAGCCAAGAGGAGTGCATGGTGGAGATTGAACTGGCCGACTCCAAGAAGGACCTTAAAGATTACGATTTCTGA
- the LOC112896267 gene encoding uncharacterized protein LOC112896267, protein MSDKRRRQNQRAGGGHKRRRPHKHLYLVLDDWEKGFSIHKIDADRFHSDSDSDSDSDYQHLPEPPALRLEPPVSGEPYCDVSFATLGTKIFAFMNQRCGLAYDAETGVLSMGAHAPAQMVCGYGISIAVGDVLYVLTYRYDFDRQHPHSFEAMSSAPTAPEERQHPTEGWTWKTLPPPAFHSCVHSYALHPDGRTIFMTSSYDTDKMGTYSFDTKDSTWRFHGNWVLPFSGQGHFDAELDAWVGLDQYGYICSCPVISPSFQCTAPCFYPDCKMTEEKIFAKRHMRATLTYMGATKFCLVDCVNNRSRDAYEIRLTMFGLKYSYKGELQITDHRSTCSFMVSRHTYHFVPLAFWM, encoded by the coding sequence ATGTCTGACAAGCGCCGGCGGCAGAACcagcgcgccggcggcggtcatAAGAGGCGGCGGCCTCACAAGCACCTCTACCTTGTGCTGGATGACTGGGAGAAGGGGTTCAGCATCCACAAGATCGACGCCGACAGATTCCACTCCGACTCCGACTCCGACTCCGACTCCGACTACCAGCACCTCCCCGAGCCTCCGGCCCTGCGGTTAGAGCCTCCGGTCAGCGGCGAGCCCTATTGTGACGTGTCCTTCGCCACTCTGGGCACCAAGATCTTCGCCTTCATGAACCAGCGCTGCGGCCTCGCCTACGACGCCGAGACGGGCGTGCTGTCCATGGGCGCCCACGCCCCCGCTCAGATGGTCTGCGGCTACGGCATCTCCATCGCCGTCGGCGACGTGCTCTACGTGCTGACGTACCGCTACGACTTCGACAGGCAGCACCCGCACTCGTTCGAGGCCATGTCGTCGGCGCCCACCGCCCCGGAAGAGAGGCAGCATCCGACCGAGGGCTGGACCTGGAAGACGCTGCCACCGCCGGCGTTCCACAGCTGCGTCCACTCCTACGCGCTGCACCCGGACGGACGCACCATCTTCATGACCTCGTCGTATGACACGGATAAAATGGGCACCTACTCATTCGACACCAAGGATTCTACCTGGAGATTCCATGGGAATTGGGTCTTGCCGTTCAGCGGCCAGGGTCACTTCGACGCCGAGCTCGACGCATGGGTTGGCCTTGACCAGTATGGCTACATCTGTTCCTGCCCAGTTATCTCCCCCAGTTTTCAGTGCACAGCTCCATGCTTCTATCCGGATTGCAAGATGACCGAGGAGAAGATATTCGCCAAGAGGCACATGAGAGCCACTCTCACCTACATGGGCGCAACCAAGTTCTGCCTCGTCGACTGCGTGAATAACAGATCCCGTGATGCCTATGAGATCCGTCTCACCATGTTTGGCCTCAAGTACAGTTACAAGGGAGAGCTACAGATCACAGATCACCGGTCCACGTGCTCATTCATGGTGTCTAGGCACACATATCACTTTGTTCCTCTTGCATTCTGGATGTAG